One genomic window of Kosmotoga olearia TBF 19.5.1 includes the following:
- a CDS encoding LCP family protein — translation MAFSKLTCLIVLVGFLAFFVLLMSSTFLTSDDFQAKACDGFFLVLGIDSGGKHSFGGRTDFIAAVELYKGEGIKVINIPRDTLVVKDGEEHKINALYNNYGISTVLKTVEGLLNMDCIGYVIVDFNIVVKLTNFTGPIPVKIDNPMHYDDFQQDLHIHFEPGVYFLEGEDLLKYARFRHDSAGDLGRIERQREVIEKLLRKLLSLPPKELLKAVRFVFSETELDFSFPSVVKMLIGFLSGERQIHFSRLPVKIDEEGNVFPIIGMVDHASENSSADPRILVLNNIPGYQGALGNFSEIVSGQWKTRTGIDIDVFPDELPLEDFIPRKSYIFINSREDDVLENFRKAHPFHNAQIFRVYKLEGLKQYFEVVRWLASGRFYKSGYDAIVILGVSGK, via the coding sequence ATGGCATTTTCAAAGCTTACCTGTTTGATCGTACTCGTCGGATTCCTGGCGTTTTTTGTTTTGTTGATGTCTTCAACCTTCTTGACTTCGGATGATTTCCAGGCTAAAGCTTGTGATGGCTTTTTTCTTGTCCTGGGGATAGATTCAGGTGGAAAACATTCCTTTGGCGGTAGAACGGATTTTATAGCGGCGGTAGAGCTTTACAAAGGCGAAGGAATAAAGGTTATCAACATTCCGAGGGACACGTTGGTTGTCAAGGATGGTGAAGAACACAAGATAAATGCTCTGTACAACAATTATGGGATTTCGACAGTGTTGAAGACTGTCGAAGGCCTTTTGAACATGGATTGTATAGGGTATGTGATTGTTGATTTCAACATTGTCGTGAAACTGACGAATTTTACTGGTCCTATTCCCGTGAAGATTGATAATCCGATGCATTACGATGATTTTCAGCAGGACCTTCACATTCATTTTGAACCGGGGGTTTACTTTCTCGAAGGAGAAGACCTTCTGAAGTATGCGAGATTTCGCCATGACAGTGCCGGTGATCTTGGCAGGATAGAACGTCAGCGTGAAGTGATAGAAAAACTTCTAAGAAAGCTTTTATCATTACCGCCTAAAGAGCTTCTGAAGGCTGTTAGATTTGTTTTCAGTGAGACTGAATTGGACTTCTCTTTTCCATCGGTTGTAAAGATGTTGATTGGATTCTTATCCGGAGAGAGGCAGATACATTTTTCAAGGCTTCCGGTAAAAATAGATGAAGAGGGAAATGTTTTTCCCATCATCGGGATGGTGGATCATGCTTCTGAGAATTCTTCAGCCGATCCCAGGATCCTTGTTCTTAACAACATACCGGGATATCAGGGAGCTCTTGGAAACTTTTCCGAGATTGTCTCGGGACAGTGGAAAACGAGGACGGGAATCGATATTGACGTTTTTCCCGATGAACTTCCTCTCGAAGATTTCATACCCCGTAAGTCTTATATATTCATAAACTCAAGAGAAGATGATGTTCTGGAGAATTTCCGGAAAGCGCATCCATTCCATAATGCTCAGATCTTCAGGGTATACAAACTGGAAGGCCTGAAGCAGTATTTTGAGGTTGTTCGATGGTTAGCTTCAGGGCGTTTTTATAAGAGTGGTTACGATGCGATTGTTATTTTGGGGGTAAGCGGTAAATGA
- a CDS encoding GAF domain-containing protein has product MRSIFRDFSEEFFQILTYPKEDWFEFWKEYKKNHPRIFEEYLIKHSLTEEEEKKRLKSLERRSLDMLRQNWQQCQQKVKQHVIKSIDELSDKLELSREDFVVFVMGALGYERRMFVPTSVGHVIMVDLVGNLQRGNLENLGEFIIESMLEFRRFSELEVTLEMPVEERKRRFEKLFNVISEKIREKEFDEKLKTIVKLLDHYVTYYNWTGFYLTDEDEATLLLGPFVGEPTEHVRIKFGQGICGQAAEKKALFLVPDVSREANYLSCSPKTKSEIVVPILKGNKVIGELDIDSHSIGAFTDADSEFLEKICKLLVDNQ; this is encoded by the coding sequence ATGAGAAGCATATTCAGGGATTTTTCAGAGGAGTTTTTTCAAATACTTACATATCCTAAGGAGGATTGGTTTGAGTTCTGGAAAGAGTACAAGAAGAATCATCCAAGGATTTTTGAAGAATACCTCATAAAACATTCCTTGACCGAAGAAGAGGAAAAGAAACGCCTCAAAAGCCTTGAACGGCGTTCCCTCGATATGCTGCGTCAAAACTGGCAGCAGTGCCAGCAAAAAGTCAAACAACACGTTATCAAAAGCATAGATGAATTGTCCGACAAACTGGAGCTTTCCAGAGAAGATTTTGTTGTTTTTGTTATGGGAGCTCTCGGTTACGAGCGCAGGATGTTTGTTCCCACATCTGTAGGGCATGTGATAATGGTAGATCTTGTTGGAAACTTGCAAAGGGGAAATCTCGAAAATCTCGGGGAGTTCATCATAGAAAGTATGCTCGAATTCAGAAGGTTTTCCGAATTAGAGGTAACGCTTGAGATGCCAGTAGAAGAAAGAAAAAGGCGCTTTGAAAAGTTGTTCAACGTCATTTCCGAAAAGATTAGAGAAAAAGAGTTTGATGAAAAGCTGAAAACCATTGTGAAACTTTTAGATCATTACGTTACTTATTACAACTGGACCGGGTTTTATCTTACCGATGAAGACGAAGCCACCCTGTTACTCGGTCCTTTTGTCGGGGAACCAACGGAACATGTGAGGATCAAGTTTGGTCAGGGAATTTGCGGTCAGGCCGCTGAGAAAAAAGCCCTGTTCCTTGTCCCGGATGTTTCCAGAGAAGCAAATTATCTATCCTGCAGTCCTAAAACGAAATCGGAAATCGTTGTTCCAATCTTGAAAGGGAACAAAGTCATTGGAGAATTGGACATAGACAGCCACAGTATTGGAGCATTTACTGATGCTGACAGCGAATTTCTTGAGAAGATCTGTAAGTTACTTGTAGACAATCAATGA
- a CDS encoding FtsX-like permease family protein — MRNLSVSLELARAFSSRNRKHFVLPFLAIVIGLIGLIVVLSVINGFDSLLIESLTSFFPHLLVDSPDYVPSGINELLTYFPLSIHEGVVSMGTNFSGSFVYTTNEDGLRYIDRFLQDGRMPLAESEIVLGKEIMEKLALTIGDIILLYSYKGREPVSKQYTVVGTLNTGIYQFDSSVCVIRGDLFDFTAVYLLDPMKAGEFKRRIEKDTSFVVYSWQELNQSFYKAVKMDEFFAMLITVFVVLLSGFGVSNSILYSVLTRKKEIAVLSSLGLSSRSISAIFGFQVAYIATFGSAIGVSAGVMISYLISKIQIPLPSDIFYTTSLPVKIEPLHVLIAVIFEFSLAIVFSMIPARMAGKIDPMEVLRYE, encoded by the coding sequence ATGAGAAATCTTTCTGTTAGTTTAGAACTTGCGAGAGCTTTCAGCTCGAGAAACAGAAAACACTTTGTTTTGCCGTTTTTAGCCATAGTGATAGGGCTTATCGGGTTAATCGTGGTGTTGTCGGTTATCAACGGTTTCGATTCACTGTTGATCGAGTCATTAACCTCATTTTTTCCTCATCTTCTCGTTGATTCACCTGATTACGTTCCTTCAGGAATAAATGAGCTTCTTACCTATTTTCCTCTTTCAATACATGAAGGTGTGGTATCGATGGGGACCAACTTTTCGGGAAGCTTTGTTTATACCACAAATGAGGATGGATTGAGATATATCGACCGGTTTCTTCAGGATGGCAGAATGCCACTTGCAGAGAGTGAAATAGTTCTTGGCAAAGAGATAATGGAAAAGCTTGCGCTGACGATTGGAGATATCATTCTGTTGTACTCTTATAAGGGGAGAGAGCCTGTTTCGAAGCAGTATACAGTGGTTGGGACCCTAAACACGGGAATTTATCAGTTCGATTCTTCTGTGTGTGTGATACGAGGAGATCTGTTTGATTTTACTGCTGTTTATTTACTTGATCCGATGAAAGCCGGTGAGTTCAAGAGAAGGATCGAGAAGGATACATCTTTCGTTGTTTATTCCTGGCAGGAACTCAATCAGAGTTTTTATAAAGCGGTGAAGATGGATGAATTTTTTGCGATGTTGATCACTGTTTTTGTCGTTCTCCTATCAGGATTTGGTGTTTCCAATTCAATACTCTATTCGGTGCTTACCAGAAAGAAGGAAATAGCGGTACTGAGCTCGCTGGGTTTATCTTCGAGAAGCATCTCAGCGATTTTTGGGTTTCAGGTAGCATATATAGCAACCTTTGGCTCAGCGATTGGAGTTAGTGCTGGCGTGATGATCTCTTATCTCATCTCGAAGATACAAATACCGTTACCTTCGGATATTTTTTACACCACATCTTTACCGGTAAAGATAGAACCCTTGCATGTGTTGATCGCTGTGATTTTTGAGTTTTCTCTGGCTATCGTATTTTCGATGATTCCTGCAAGGATGGCCGGGAAGATCGATCCCATGGAGGTACTGAGATATGAGTGA
- a CDS encoding type III PLP-dependent enzyme, with translation MELTNEIRQISRVLQTPFLVMDLKYVEKNYYDLVRNIKDVRVFYAVKANSHPRIISLLRDLGSSFDVASRGEIEKLLSLDVPAEKLSFGNTIKKVEDIAYAHSVGIEYFAVDSEMEVEKIAAHAPGSKVYGRIATSGADSDWPLSRKFGTDVEHVISILEYASRLGLDAYGVSFHVGSQNYSVKNWETAIQDASKVFKALRAKGVNLRMLNLGGGIPVKHVREIPSIEEIAACINASIEKYLGFVPNLEVFIEPGRSMVGDAGIMVTSVILKSKKGNEDWLYIDAGVFHGLTETIENFRYEVITDVEDNNLKTFHLAGPSCDSVDTIYDDIKLPRSISYGDILYFLNAGAYTTEYGTHFNGIEPPRIYFVDELVEFTEKRVKKEEL, from the coding sequence GTGGAACTCACCAATGAAATCAGACAGATTTCCAGGGTCCTCCAGACTCCTTTTCTCGTGATGGATCTGAAATATGTAGAAAAAAATTATTATGATCTGGTTAGGAACATAAAGGATGTTAGGGTTTTTTATGCTGTTAAAGCCAACTCTCATCCAAGAATAATTTCCCTTCTTCGCGATCTTGGCAGTTCTTTTGATGTTGCTTCAAGAGGGGAAATAGAGAAATTACTTTCCCTTGATGTTCCAGCGGAAAAGCTGAGCTTCGGGAATACAATAAAGAAAGTTGAAGATATAGCTTATGCGCATAGTGTCGGGATAGAATATTTTGCCGTTGATTCCGAAATGGAAGTTGAGAAGATCGCCGCTCACGCTCCTGGAAGTAAGGTTTACGGAAGAATTGCCACAAGTGGAGCCGATAGCGATTGGCCCCTTTCCCGGAAGTTTGGCACCGATGTGGAGCACGTGATTTCTATACTCGAATATGCTTCGCGGCTCGGGCTTGACGCCTACGGGGTCTCTTTCCACGTGGGATCGCAGAATTACAGCGTGAAGAATTGGGAGACGGCTATACAGGACGCCTCGAAGGTCTTCAAGGCTCTTAGGGCCAAAGGAGTTAACCTGCGGATGCTGAATCTCGGTGGAGGGATACCCGTAAAGCATGTACGGGAAATCCCATCGATAGAAGAGATTGCCGCCTGTATAAACGCTTCCATTGAGAAGTATCTCGGATTTGTTCCGAACCTCGAGGTCTTCATTGAACCCGGCAGGTCTATGGTCGGAGATGCCGGTATAATGGTGACGAGTGTGATATTGAAGAGCAAAAAAGGAAACGAAGATTGGCTGTATATAGATGCAGGTGTTTTTCATGGGTTAACGGAAACCATCGAGAATTTCAGGTACGAAGTTATCACCGACGTGGAAGACAACAACTTGAAAACCTTCCACCTTGCTGGGCCAAGCTGTGATTCAGTGGACACGATCTACGATGACATCAAGTTACCTAGAAGCATCAGTTATGGTGATATCCTTTACTTTTTGAATGCCGGTGCTTATACCACGGAATACGGGACGCACTTTAACGGAATAGAACCCCCCAGGATATATTTTGTGGACGAACTTGTCGAATTCACGGAAAAGAGAGTAAAAAAAGAGGAGCTTTAA
- the ispE gene encoding 4-(cytidine 5'-diphospho)-2-C-methyl-D-erythritol kinase: protein MVETGVERNNGLLKAYAKLNLYLAVGPKRDDSFHELLTLFQTISLYDELFVEDRPIPGVLFDSDANLKWSPENTIYRACELFEQLTGNRLYLRIFLRKRIPSGGGLGGGSSDAATILSFLASKYRVDAKAIYEISKKIGSDVPFFLKGGTAIGKGRGEILEYLKGLSEYRVSLIFPNVSVQTAYAYKLLDERGTKKILDDGNVYKLYEAFLEKNYNRIRELSKNDFEKVVSEAFPEIKGKYVEAIESLKEDAIMVRMSGSGSTLFMLYPPESKNGEYSFLPAIGGKNDDL, encoded by the coding sequence TTGGTCGAAACTGGTGTTGAAAGAAATAACGGGTTGTTAAAAGCTTACGCCAAATTAAATCTTTACCTCGCTGTCGGGCCGAAGCGTGATGACAGTTTTCACGAGCTTCTCACGCTTTTTCAAACGATATCACTTTACGACGAACTGTTCGTTGAAGATAGGCCCATACCTGGGGTATTGTTTGACAGTGATGCTAATTTGAAATGGAGTCCTGAAAACACCATATACAGAGCCTGTGAACTCTTTGAACAACTAACAGGAAACAGGCTTTACTTGCGTATATTTCTAAGAAAACGAATACCATCAGGCGGAGGGCTGGGTGGCGGAAGTTCTGACGCAGCCACGATTTTAAGCTTTCTAGCCTCGAAATACAGGGTCGATGCCAAAGCGATCTACGAGATCTCCAAAAAAATTGGCAGTGACGTTCCTTTCTTTTTGAAAGGAGGGACCGCCATAGGAAAAGGGCGCGGTGAAATTCTAGAATATCTGAAAGGCTTAAGTGAATACCGGGTCTCGCTGATTTTTCCAAACGTTTCAGTTCAAACAGCGTATGCGTACAAACTCTTAGACGAAAGAGGAACGAAAAAAATTCTGGATGATGGCAATGTTTATAAACTTTATGAAGCTTTCTTAGAGAAAAATTACAATAGAATCAGAGAATTATCCAAAAATGACTTTGAAAAAGTCGTTTCTGAAGCTTTTCCGGAGATTAAAGGAAAATACGTGGAGGCAATCGAATCCCTGAAAGAGGATGCAATAATGGTAAGGATGTCTGGTTCTGGAAGCACGTTATTCATGCTGTACCCTCCTGAAAGTAAAAATGGGGAATATTCTTTTCTTCCAGCGATTGGGGGAAAAAACGATGACCTTTGA
- a CDS encoding NUDIX domain-containing protein yields the protein MEENVLVVKTQALSDILTEEGVLKVSEEIIESKLREFGEFLPRNAAEFDENYRQIIPYVVMMSEGKVLLLRRTTRQGEKRLHNKYSLGVGGHINDTDASSDLWETFKKGMEREINEEVEVEIKELKYIGLINETSTEVSRVHLGIAYVAEVEFFGLREEDMFEIQWIHPDELCKKDWGLEGWSKLVLKEITGC from the coding sequence GTGGAAGAAAACGTTCTGGTAGTAAAAACACAGGCTCTTTCAGACATTCTCACGGAAGAAGGTGTACTTAAGGTAAGCGAAGAGATAATTGAGTCTAAGTTGAGAGAATTCGGCGAGTTTTTACCTCGGAATGCGGCAGAGTTCGATGAAAATTACCGGCAGATAATTCCCTATGTCGTCATGATGTCGGAAGGTAAGGTGCTGTTGTTACGACGTACAACCAGACAGGGAGAAAAAAGGCTTCACAACAAATACTCTCTTGGTGTTGGCGGACATATAAACGATACCGATGCTTCTTCCGATCTATGGGAAACCTTTAAAAAAGGGATGGAACGCGAAATAAATGAAGAAGTAGAAGTCGAGATAAAAGAATTGAAGTACATAGGATTGATAAATGAAACCTCAACGGAAGTCAGCAGGGTACACCTGGGGATTGCCTATGTAGCAGAGGTAGAGTTTTTCGGTCTCAGAGAAGAGGATATGTTTGAAATCCAATGGATTCATCCTGATGAACTCTGTAAAAAAGATTGGGGACTTGAAGGTTGGTCGAAACTGGTGTTGAAAGAAATAACGGGTTGTTAA
- a CDS encoding DUF503 domain-containing protein — translation MHFGYTTYKIKLYAINSLKEKRSVVKRLINDLRKNFNASIVETGAHDSRDWLEISVGMITRTRKEIDALFESVESRIINWNGLEVINVESEVW, via the coding sequence GTGCATTTTGGATATACCACTTATAAGATCAAACTTTACGCCATAAATTCACTGAAGGAGAAAAGAAGCGTTGTAAAACGATTGATAAACGATCTCAGGAAGAATTTTAATGCATCGATTGTAGAGACGGGTGCCCATGATTCCAGGGACTGGCTCGAGATTTCGGTGGGGATGATAACAAGAACGAGAAAAGAGATAGATGCGCTTTTTGAGTCTGTAGAATCGAGAATTATAAACTGGAACGGTCTGGAGGTAATCAATGTTGAAAGCGAGGTCTGGTGA
- a CDS encoding ABC transporter ATP-binding protein codes for MSELLLKIVNVGHNYGKVQVLENLNLTIQHHGIVGIYGKSGAGKSTLFGIIGGLLKPKSGKVFIEERDVYSSMNTTLSVRRRLGFVFQLFNLIPELTVYKNIEIALKLREGRSDPQQIRQLLREMHIEDLEGRYPSELSVGEQQRVAIARAVVGSPKLVLADEPTGSVDEHNKQGILELFKKVKARGITLLITSHDLSTLEICDRVLELREGKLWEVQQ; via the coding sequence ATGAGTGAGTTACTGCTCAAGATAGTAAACGTGGGTCATAATTACGGGAAGGTTCAGGTTCTGGAGAACTTGAATCTGACCATACAGCACCATGGTATTGTGGGTATTTATGGAAAATCCGGAGCCGGTAAGTCAACGCTGTTTGGCATAATCGGAGGGCTTCTGAAGCCGAAATCCGGAAAGGTTTTTATAGAGGAAAGAGATGTTTATTCGTCCATGAACACGACGTTGAGTGTACGAAGAAGACTTGGTTTCGTTTTCCAGCTCTTCAACCTGATTCCTGAGTTGACGGTTTACAAGAACATAGAAATAGCCCTGAAACTACGGGAAGGTCGTTCGGATCCTCAACAGATACGCCAGTTATTGCGGGAAATGCATATAGAGGACCTGGAAGGGCGTTATCCTTCGGAACTCTCGGTTGGAGAGCAGCAGCGTGTGGCGATAGCAAGGGCTGTTGTTGGGAGCCCGAAGCTTGTGTTAGCCGATGAACCAACAGGCAGCGTGGACGAACATAACAAGCAGGGAATATTGGAACTCTTTAAAAAGGTTAAAGCCAGGGGGATAACGCTGCTGATTACGAGCCACGATTTATCAACTCTAGAAATATGCGACAGAGTACTTGAATTAAGAGAAGGAAAACTCTGGGAGGTGCAACAATGA
- the yqeK gene encoding bis(5'-nucleosyl)-tetraphosphatase (symmetrical) YqeK — protein sequence MLKARSGENLENTEKILNVLKEKVHRYCTPLRLNHIKGVSKLSRELARQYLVDIQETDIAAWAHDMFRDVSSEKLLSMARDYGINISDIEEKKPILLHGKLAAIYLKKHFDVDDEIFEAVYWHITGYPGLSILGKILMVADMAEEGRSFESARIIRTIAKKDLEEAFKNVIRLKVKWAVESGLFIPVELAMTWNYLLGGVSLGGNKGSQKE from the coding sequence ATGTTGAAAGCGAGGTCTGGTGAGAACTTAGAAAACACGGAAAAAATTTTGAATGTACTCAAAGAAAAGGTTCACAGGTATTGCACCCCGTTGAGATTGAATCATATAAAAGGAGTATCGAAACTGTCAAGAGAACTTGCCCGGCAATACTTAGTCGATATTCAAGAGACTGATATAGCTGCCTGGGCACATGACATGTTCAGGGATGTAAGCAGTGAAAAACTGCTGAGTATGGCAAGAGATTATGGAATAAATATTTCAGATATAGAAGAAAAAAAGCCCATCCTTCTTCACGGGAAATTGGCTGCCATATATTTGAAAAAGCATTTTGACGTCGATGATGAAATCTTTGAGGCGGTTTACTGGCATATTACGGGTTATCCCGGTCTCTCTATTCTTGGGAAGATCCTCATGGTGGCAGATATGGCAGAAGAGGGAAGATCCTTTGAAAGTGCCAGGATTATACGTACCATCGCAAAGAAAGATCTGGAAGAAGCCTTTAAGAACGTGATAAGATTGAAAGTGAAATGGGCAGTCGAAAGTGGATTGTTCATCCCGGTTGAGCTGGCCATGACATGGAACTATCTTTTAGGGGGTGTTTCCCTTGGCGGCAATAAGGGTTCGCAGAAAGAATAA
- a CDS encoding Rqc2 family fibronectin-binding protein produces the protein MTFDGVILYKVSKTMTKIQNESLRQVYQKDRWNFFFKFRSGMFQISLHPEWTFLVFRERFTPGTSDSSKFLQFLRSRLTGAVLRSIEQHGMDRILSLDFEKKTPFGEKEAYRLIVELMGPNSNIIVTGASGIILQSFKPRVTKNRTLLPGARYIFPDKNGVLITDLTKESLESLIKNYSGNIETAIIKNIQGISRKTIRKIFELFELNPGELESRNGSAIISLWKVFETLKKELENEDVYVIHRDDSSEISLLPDKRYPCEKESVNTAIMMVIESSRLHREIESKRALLLKKLQKEIGKLEKLRDKLLREKSQVEDYEDYRRRAELLTANLYRLNEKRETVVLEDWNTGEEIEIKLDSRFTPAQNAQSFFKYYEKAKRKIKQVEKRLDELEKKLGYFLDLKEILLLAEDEKDFDAVKEEMVHTGLIKESRKRNKKPPISGPRIFNINGWTYLIGRNNLQNDLLRKQAARNDIWFHARNIPGAHVILKVSGRKPSEREYLYGAALAARFSKARYSKKVEVDYTEVKNLWKPKGFALGRVLYRDFKTITVDPETLDVGEVKEE, from the coding sequence ATGACCTTTGATGGTGTTATCCTCTACAAAGTTTCAAAGACCATGACAAAAATCCAGAACGAGTCTCTGAGGCAGGTTTATCAAAAGGATAGATGGAACTTCTTCTTCAAGTTTCGTTCCGGGATGTTTCAGATCTCTCTACACCCGGAATGGACGTTCCTTGTGTTCAGAGAGAGGTTCACTCCAGGAACTTCAGATTCATCTAAATTTCTTCAGTTTTTGAGATCCAGGCTCACTGGTGCGGTACTTCGGAGTATCGAACAACACGGGATGGACAGGATATTGTCGCTGGATTTTGAGAAGAAGACACCCTTCGGGGAGAAAGAGGCTTATCGGTTAATCGTCGAACTGATGGGCCCCAATTCAAACATCATCGTTACCGGTGCCTCCGGTATAATCCTTCAGTCGTTCAAACCACGTGTAACAAAAAACAGAACCCTGTTACCCGGCGCCCGATACATCTTTCCAGACAAAAACGGTGTATTGATAACAGATCTGACTAAAGAGTCACTGGAAAGCTTAATCAAAAATTATTCAGGAAATATTGAAACTGCTATTATCAAGAATATTCAAGGTATCTCAAGAAAGACGATCAGGAAGATTTTTGAGCTTTTCGAGTTGAATCCTGGAGAACTTGAATCCAGGAATGGGAGTGCAATAATCTCACTATGGAAAGTCTTTGAAACGTTGAAAAAAGAGCTGGAAAACGAGGATGTTTATGTAATCCATCGTGATGATTCTTCAGAGATATCTTTGCTACCGGACAAAAGGTATCCCTGTGAAAAAGAGTCCGTAAACACCGCTATCATGATGGTAATCGAAAGTTCCAGATTGCATAGAGAAATTGAATCAAAAAGGGCTCTTCTATTAAAAAAACTGCAAAAGGAAATCGGCAAACTGGAAAAGCTACGAGATAAACTTCTTAGGGAGAAAAGCCAGGTAGAAGATTATGAGGATTACAGACGCCGGGCAGAACTATTGACCGCGAATCTATATCGCTTGAATGAGAAGCGAGAAACCGTTGTTCTGGAAGATTGGAATACCGGGGAAGAGATTGAAATAAAATTGGATTCCAGATTCACTCCGGCACAAAATGCACAATCCTTTTTCAAATACTACGAGAAAGCGAAAAGAAAGATCAAACAGGTAGAAAAGAGGTTAGACGAATTAGAAAAAAAACTGGGATATTTCCTGGATTTGAAAGAGATCCTTCTGCTGGCGGAAGATGAAAAGGATTTTGATGCCGTTAAAGAAGAGATGGTCCACACCGGATTGATAAAGGAATCCCGAAAGCGAAACAAAAAGCCTCCCATCAGCGGGCCAAGGATTTTCAATATAAACGGCTGGACCTATCTTATAGGGAGAAACAATCTTCAGAACGACCTTCTGAGAAAACAGGCCGCAAGAAATGATATCTGGTTCCACGCACGAAACATACCGGGTGCTCATGTTATACTGAAAGTGTCAGGCAGAAAACCATCAGAAAGGGAATATCTTTATGGTGCAGCTCTCGCTGCACGTTTTTCGAAAGCCCGTTATTCCAAAAAGGTAGAGGTTGACTATACAGAAGTTAAAAATCTCTGGAAACCCAAAGGGTTTGCCCTGGGAAGGGTGCTGTACAGAGACTTCAAAACCATTACGGTCGATCCAGAAACTCTGGACGTCGGAGAGGTGAAAGAAGAGTGA
- a CDS encoding rhomboid family intramembrane serine protease — translation MRISKRTNATIILIIINLAVYFFVFILSHSRRTIDLYNLILIYGGISRGALLRGLFYTPLTALFLHGNMLHILFNMYALFQLGYLVEGIYGMRKFLIFYFVSGIIGNLTAATMTPYITIGSSSAIFGLVGVLFALGFKKDTPVVLKSVTGLSLLPIILLNLMFGLMIPNISNSAHVGGLIAGSLLGWFVLPQYAIVRKPRVSRVKQKSPEEIARDILLKYVPILNALKNSRQDNREIDERTVQIAQLRKELSELADYELAYKVLGDLYRRNLITDDEFEKLRKFI, via the coding sequence ATGCGAATCTCAAAGCGTACAAATGCTACAATAATACTTATAATCATTAACCTGGCTGTTTATTTTTTCGTCTTTATTCTATCCCACTCCAGAAGAACTATTGATCTGTACAATCTGATCCTGATCTACGGTGGTATAAGCCGCGGTGCATTGTTAAGAGGTCTTTTTTATACCCCTTTGACCGCGCTCTTTTTGCACGGAAACATGCTCCACATTCTTTTCAACATGTATGCCTTGTTTCAGCTTGGATATCTTGTTGAGGGAATTTACGGCATGCGGAAATTTCTCATTTTCTATTTCGTCTCTGGAATAATTGGAAACCTGACGGCGGCCACAATGACCCCTTACATAACCATCGGATCCAGCAGCGCCATCTTCGGATTGGTCGGGGTGCTTTTTGCCCTCGGCTTTAAAAAGGATACACCTGTTGTGTTGAAATCTGTTACAGGACTTTCTCTGCTGCCTATTATTCTCTTAAACCTCATGTTTGGTCTTATGATACCCAATATCAGCAACTCCGCTCACGTTGGTGGGCTTATCGCAGGAAGCCTGCTTGGGTGGTTTGTTCTGCCACAGTATGCCATTGTGAGGAAACCTCGTGTAAGCCGTGTGAAACAAAAATCGCCAGAGGAAATCGCCAGAGATATACTGCTGAAGTATGTCCCTATACTCAATGCCCTTAAAAACTCTCGGCAGGATAATAGGGAGATTGATGAAAGAACCGTGCAAATTGCCCAACTTAGGAAAGAACTCAGTGAACTGGCAGATTATGAACTGGCTTATAAGGTCCTTGGGGATCTTTACAGGCGTAATCTGATAACGGATGATGAATTTGAAAAGCTCAGAAAATTCATTTAG